The Phacochoerus africanus isolate WHEZ1 chromosome 9, ROS_Pafr_v1, whole genome shotgun sequence genomic sequence CCAGCCCAACCCAAGCCAAAGAATCGCCAACGGCGGCCGGCGAGGCGGGGGCAGATTGGTTCCCCGAGGGGCATGAAGAGGATGGAGGGCTCTGCACCCCACTCAACCAAAGCTCACCCACCTCCAAGGAGGGGGGCACTCTCCCTGCCCCAGGGGGCTCCCCCGAAGACCCCAGCGACCCGCCCCAGCCCTACCGCTTAGCGGACGACTACACCCCAGTCCCTGCAGCCTTCCAGGGCCTCAGCCTGTCCAGCCACATGTCGCTGCTGCACTCGCGCAACTCCTGCAAGACTCTCAAGTGTCCCAAGTGCAACTGGCATTACAAGTACCAGCAGACCCTGGATGTTCATATGCGGGAGAAGCACCCCGAGAGCAACAGTCACTGTAGCTACTGCAGTGCCGGGGGCGCCCACCCCCGCCTAGCCCGGGGGGAGAGCTACAACTGCGGCTACAAGCCCTACCGCTGTGATGTCTGCAACTATTCCACTACCACCAAGGGCAACCTCAGCATCCATATGCAGTCCGACAAGCACCTGGCCAACCTACAGGGCTTCCAGGCAGGGCCCGGGGGGCAGGGGAGCCCCCCAGAGGCAGCGCTCCCACCCTCCACAGGGGACAAGGAGCCCAAGGCCAAATCGAGCTGGCAGTGCAAGGTGTGCAGCTACGAGACCAACATCTCCCGCAACCTGCGCATCCACATGACCTCTGAGAAGCACATGCAGAATGTGCTCATGCTGCACCAGGGGCTGCCGCTGGGCCTGCCGCCGGGGCTGGTGGCGCCGGGTGCCCCTACCCCGGCAGGGgctgcccccgccaccccccctgAACTCTTCCAGTACTTCGGATCCCAGGCTCTAGGGCAGCCTCAGGCTCCCTTGCCCGGCCCTGGGCTGAGGCCAGATAAGCCCCTGGAAGCCCAGCTGCTTCTCAATGGCTTCAATCACCTCGGAGCACCTGCCCGCAAGTTCCCCACACCTGGTAAGCTCCCCAGgcactctcctcctctcccttccccagggcCAACCTTTTCCCTGCTTTCTCCTGAGGGCCAGCCCCCCACTTAGGTAACCCCACTCCCTCAGCACCCACCCACTCCTCCCATTCCCACCCAGCAAGCCGACCCTGCCCCATTCCTTCCTGGGACTGCTAACCTATCTCTGTCCCCTAGCCCCTGGCAGCCCCTCCCCGGATGCCCACCTGCCTCAAAGTCAGCTCCTGGGTTCCTTGTCCGACGGGCTGCCCACCTCGCCGCCCCCAGATGACAACCCATCCCTGAAGGTGTTCCGCTGCCTCGTGTGCCAGGCCTTCAGCACGGACAGCCTGGAGCTGCTGCTCTACCACTGCAGTGTGGGCAGGAGCCTCCCGGAGGCTGAGTGGAAGGAGGTGGCCGGTGACACCCACCGCTGCAAGCTCTGCTGCTATGGCACCCAGCTCAAGGCCAACTTCCAACTCCACCTCAAGACCGACAAACATGCTCAGAAGTACCAGCTGGCGGCCCACctgagggaggggggtggggtcaTGGGCACCCCCTCCCCAGTGCCCCTGGGAGATGGGGCTCCTTATGGGTCTGTCCCCCCGCTGCACCTGCGCTGCAACATCTGTGACTTTGAGTCCAACAGCAAGGAGAAGATGCAGCTGCACGCCCGGGGTGCAGCCCATGAAGAAAACAGCCATATCTATAAGGTAAGCGTGGGGTAGGGAAGGTCTGGGATTCAGAGGGCACAGCACGGAGACTCTTGGGGAAGAGAAGAGACGGGGCTGGGAGTGGAGCGAGGCGATGCAGAGTGGGAAAGTGAGGCAAGATCCCCGGGGTTGGGGGCAGAACTGGACAAAGAAGGCGAGGGCACCAGGGTAAAAGCTATTTGGAGCCTGACATGGAGAAAGAGACCAAAGGATGGGTGGACTCTGACCCAGTGACTCCAGCAGTTTATTCAGCTTTTCTGGTGTTTGCAGCCAGGGGGAGGGTTCTCTGTCTGCTCAGTCCATCTTGTCACCAGAAGTTCAAGAGGACGGAACCAAATTCCATTCAAATACTAGGAGGGGGTCCAGGgttggaagaaggaagagaaggagatggGGGAGAAAAGGTAGTCACACTCAGGTGgccaaaggaaggaagaggaggctgcaagggggaggaagggagagggggagggttgCTGCCAGTCAGGCTtccctgggggcgggggacaACAAAGGAGCCCCCTGAGATCTGGGAGTGTCTGTCCTTCTGGGCCTGAGCAGCCTCTTTCTGTGCTTCCAGTTTCTGCTGGAGATGGAgggggcggtggcgggggtgGAGCTGGGGCTGTTCCGCTGTCTGCTGTGCGCCTGGGAGACGCCCTCCCGCCTGGCTGTGCTGCAGCACCTGCGCGCACCTGCCCACCGTGACGCCCAAGCCCAGCGGCGCCTGCAGCTGCTACAGAGCGGCCCGGCGGCCGACGAGGGGCTCTCAGCTCTTCAGAGCATCCTGAGCTTCAGCCATGGGCAGCTCCGGACTCCCGGTGAGGAAGAGGGGACTGGAAAggaagggctgggctgggagggtgcccagggcaggagctgggggcagaggagaaaGTGGCAGGGGACCAGGTCTGCGCAGTGCAGAGCAGGTGGAAAGGCTCTGGGAAGAGGTGCGAAATCTGGCCTTCAGGAACCTTGGGGTAGCTGAGGGAAGTAGGGAATGAGAGGCTCTtggagggaggagacagagaagggtAGGGATTTTGTGGGTGGAGAAAGAGCAGGAAGGGACATCAGGAGGAACTGCCCAGTGATTCAGAGTAGTGACTGTGCTAATaatgctgggggtgggagggtggcaggagcttgtcaggaaggagaagagggaaaaaaaaaaaaaccagaaaaaaaggataaaatcccctctgtgccaggccatgcCATACCATATCAGAAGGAAATGAAGGAGCTGGGGGCATCAGGAAGCCCTTGAGGAGCTCCCCAGCCTCTTCCTGTCTCCTAGGAGGTCTTCAGCCCAAGGGATGGGCTTAGGGTCCCCCTTTGGCAGCTGAGGTTGTGCCAGAGAGACCAGGTCAGCTCACCAGGCACCAATGATGCAGAGTGCTGAAGAGCCTGGAAGGGGCTGTGAGAAGTGGGCACAGGCGTCTGGGCTTCACCGAGGCCGGTGGTGGGCGAGGTGAGGGCACGGGCAGCAGGAACCAGGAACAGGCAGCATTGACTGGTGCTAATTGAATTGCCAATACACTGGCTGGAGTTAAGTGCCGGAGGGGCCCAGATCAATAGCTAACGATTCTGGCGCAGGGCTGAATGGAGTTAAGGAACTTTAACACTTTAATTAGGCCGCCACCGAAAATAAATTCCTACACATCTGTCAATTCTTGCTTGAGTGGTAATCTCCTCTCCCAGCTAGACCGGCCGCCTCCCGCTCACCGCAGCTGCTTCCTTTCAACCTCGCCTTCCCTCCTCGGTGCCCCTCACTCTGCATTTCTGGGCTCCCTGCTTCCAGGATCAGTCAAGACAGGGAGCTGATCTTGGACCTGCTTCTGTCACCCAATGCTGTCACCCAATGCTGGACTTCTGTCACCCAAtgctgttttctcatctttaaatgaCGGGGGCTAGACACGCAGAGATGATTTGTTAGCCTGACCACTTCTAACACTGTCATTGTAATTTCCCCCTCACGCTCTgtactttttttaacttttcaggggtacacccacagtatatggaagttcccaggctaggggtctaatgggagctacagctgccagccacagcaacgcaggatccgagccgcatctgcgacctacaccacacctcacagcaaggctggatccttaacatactgagcgaggctagggatcgaacccacatcctcattgatcctagtggGTTCGTTGAtagctgagccactaagggaactccaccCTCTCTACTTCTTTTGGCAGCTTTTTGTCCTCTCCTGCCTATTGATTCCTCTATCCATTTTCTCCTTCACTGCCGGGCTGCTTGTCCTGCTTCCTCTGCCCTGTGTCCTCCCTTCCTTGATGCTTCATCCTTTTAAACTGACTCTCCCCTCATTCTACACAGGGAAGGCTCCTGTCACCCCCTTAGCTGAGCCACCAACCCCTGAGAAAGATGCCCAGAATAAGACGGAACAATTGGGTGAGTGGCTTATCTGGGGCGTTtttcctccatcccttccccccccccccgcctccccccatcCTCATACATTCTGAGATGCTCATGGGACTTTGTGGTAATCCAGACGCCGAGCAAGGCCTCCTGTGCAGAAGGAGCTAAAGAGATCAAAAAAAACGGCTCATCAGAGGGAAGGGAGGTGGAACCACAGAAAGCTGGGTGCTTCTACCCTCTGTGAGGACCCAAACCCGGCCATCCCGCCAAGCTGGGGTCAGCCCTGCTCGGCTCCCCTCCCTGGAATGTGTTTGGTTcctgctctttctccctctccccagagccCATCCACTTCCAAGGAAGCACTCAGCTACAAATCAGGTCATCCTGAGGGCTGGGGGGGGTGTATCTGTGAAAGGGAGGGCTGTGGGAGGGAGTCTCTTAATCTCTCCTTTCATCTTCAGCTTCTGAAGAGGCAGAGAACAAGACTGGCCCTCCTGGAGACAGTGCCAACCAGACCACGGTCAGGACTGGGGTAACTGGGAAGACCTGGGGTAGAGGGTCTAATTTTAGTGAGATTCTAAAGTCTCATGTTCTAAAGGATGAACTTCTAATTAGTAGGGCTCGACAGACAAGAAATTTCAGACCAGATCTAATTTTGTCATGATTGTGCCTTATGTCACTCTGAATACAACATTGCAGAAACTGTACCTAAGTTTAGCTACAGATGTGAGCAGCTGCTGAGGGATGGGGCACAGAGGGAGATGATGGGAAGGGATGGTGGGAATTTGAAGGAAAGGTGAAGACAGAAAATGTATTGAGGGGAAGACTGGAAGTGgttggagggaggtgggaggaagtgaagaaatgagaaaggcaaaaaaaaacacaacacgaGCTGCTGCCCTGCTCTTTATTCCTCTGGGAGCCGCAAGACAACTGGACATGAAGTTCATCTCCTGCAGAGCCCTGAGCCTGCGGGGAAACTGCCCTCACACCTccttcctgagggcagaggaaCTGACCCAGGGATCCACACAGATAGCAAGCTTGGCAAGTCTCTGAGTCTCCAGGACTCAGGTCTCTGCCTGACCTGGGTTTGGCTCTGCAGCCTAAAAAGGCTGATTCTGAGGCGGgttcccagctttttttttttttttttttttttttttttagggctgcactcacagcatatggaggttcccagtctaggggtcaaattgaagcaacagccatagccatgccagatccaagctgcacctgcgatgtacaccacagctcacggcaacgctggatccttaacccactaagcaaggccagggattgaacccacaacctcatggttcctcgttggattcatttcctctgcgccactacaggaactctccCAGCTTTTGGTTCTGAGGTGCTGGCCTGTGCCTCACAGCTCTCCAAGCTGGACTGTGATATGGGTATTGTTGCAGCGGGTAAGCAGTATTGCTGCAGTACTGCAAACTGCTGCAGCAGTGGCTGCTGTCCTCCTAACCCCTGTTCCCTCCAACAAGACCTATTCCAGCTGTCTGCTCCCAGGGCTAGGTGCATTCAGATGAGCTTCTGGACACCTTTCCTTTACGGCCAGCCCCTCCCTGACCTGCGGGCCTGGACCAAAGGCACAGGCTGCAGGAGAGGAAGTAAGCCCGGGAGACAGAAATGCAGGCTAGAGGTCAGGCAGGTGACTGAGGGGGAAGCAGAGggcccttcctgccccttcccaggctccccagccccacccttcaGAGGTGTGGGCAGTGTGGGCGGGAATGCGCCAACAGAGCCAGGCCAGAATTTTCCTGGGCCACTGGGGGCGCTGTGGTGTTTGTTTACATtaaaaagggaaggggaaaaaaggaaggtaaAAAAAAGTGGGAGCTGCTGAGACTCTGAGGGAAAATGGGCCCGCTTCTGGGCAGACAGGGTAGCGAGCACCCCCACTTCTTGAGATGCTTAGTTCAGGGACCTCGGAAAGGCAGAGTGGGCAGGGGTTCGGGAGCCTCTAAGTCCAGAAAGTGCCAGAGAGAAGGGAagccatttcacagaagagatagaagcagggagggggcaggtaagaagagaaaactaaatCTGGGGGCGGTAGGCACTCAGCCGGCCTGTGAGGCTGCAGAACCGAGTAGGGAagccaagacagggaaagagATGCTGGAATGGAGGGTGAAGGCAGGACAAGAAGGCAGGCAAGGGGACAGTCCTGCCTAGGCCTTTGTGCTCCGCTAAGGGAAGCGAGGGCGGAGCCAGCTTTTAGGACTGGGGCTCCTCCTCCACCGGGAGTGGGGAGACCATGCCATGTCTGGGAACCACAGGGTTGAGTGATGGTGGTTCCCACCTCCCCCTGACACCCCTCTACCTGTGTGCCCCCAGGTCTTCTGCTGCCCATACTGCAGCTTCCTGAGCCCAGAGTCTGAGCAGGTGAGGGCTCACGCGCTCTCCCAGCACGCAGTGCAGCCCAAGTACCGGTGTCCGCTGTGCCAGGAGCAGCTGGTGGGCCGGCCCGCCCTGCACTTCCACCTCAGTCACCTCCACAATGTGGTGCCCGAGTGTGTTGAGAGGCTGCTGCTTGTGGTGAGTGCAGGCTGGGGCCTgagcaggaggggaggcaggggcacctgtgtgtgtgctcagggaggctgtggggagggagcACCTCTGCACCCAGCTGAAGGTGGAGCTCAGGGTTGGAGGGAACCTCTGAGCCAAACTTGTCCAGTTGCTTCTCCTGGCCAGTGAGGAAGTGCCACTGGGTCCCAAGAAGGGCCGTTCCACAGCTGGCGTGGCTGCACCCAAGAGAGGCGGCAGCCCAGGCCCTCTCCTCGTGGGGACAGCAGGAGTTGGGGTGGGTACGTAAGGTTTGTCCAGAGTGGAGACCAGAGCTGGgctggacacacacacaggtacagaATAGGGGGGGTCGGGGGAGCAGGGCGGTACTAGGAAGTCACAGGGATCTCTTCTGTCTGCCATAGGCCACAACCGTAGAAATGACCTTGACGACCAAAGTGCTGCCTGGGCCCGCTCTAAGCCCTCTGGGGGATGGCCCAGAGCCCCCTGCTCCAGGGCCAGAGCCTGAGCCCAGCAGAGACCAAGCAGCAGGTAAGGAAGGGGATGGCAGACCTCCCAAGTGCCAGGAAAGGGGACCTGGGCTCCTGGGCCAAGAAGGTGTAAAGAGGCAAGGATGAGTCGCCTTAGATATCACTGGGGGGAGGGTGGTCTGACTCGGACGAGGTTCCCTTCTCATTGCACCCCCTTCTATCTCTCCTAGAAGGCCCGCACCTGACCCTGGAAGCTAGTCCCGATCCTCTTCCTGAGCCTCCGCCACCTTCAGCTGAGGCTCCAGACAAGCCCATGGGAAGCCCTGACCAGGCCCCTTCTCCAGCCCCATCTCCTGTCCCGAGGCCCGAGGCCCAAGCTGATGAAGTGGCTCATTCAGCCACGCTagctgaggaggaagagggggctgGCGGGGAGCCCCGCCCAGCAGAGCCAGCTCCAGCTGACTCTCGCCACCCTCTGACCTATCGGAAGACCACCAACTTTGCCCTGGACAAGTTTCTTGACCCTGCCCGCCCCTATAAGTGCACTGTGTGCAAGGAGTCCTTCACGCAAAAGAACATCCTCCTGGTCCATTATAACTCCGTCTCCCACTTGCACAAGATGAAGAAGGCTGCCATTGACCCCTCCGCCCCTGCCCGGGGAGAAGCCGGCACTGCacccgccaccgccgccgccaccaccgaCAAGCCCTTTAAGTGCACGGTCTGCCGAGTCTCGTACAACCAGAGCTCCACCCTGGAGATCCACATGCGCTCCGTCCTGCACCAGACTCGCTCCAGGGGAGCCAAGACGGACGCCAAGGCCGAGGCGCCAGAGCGTGGCCCAGAAGAGCCCAAGGAAGGCGAGACTGAAGGGGAGGTGGGCACCGAGAAGAAAGGCCCCGACCCTGGTGGCTTCGTGTCAGGGTTGCCCTTCctgtctcctcccccacctcccttggACCTGCACCGCTTCCCAGCCCCCCTCTTCACCCCACCTGTCCTGCCCCCCTTCCCTCTGGTGCCCGAATCACTGCTAAagctccagcagcagcagctgctcctgCCCTTCTACCTCCATGACCTCAAGGTCGGGCCCAAGCTGACCCTGGCTGGGCCTGCCCCCCTGCTGTCCCTGCCAgctgctgcccctcctcccccgcccccaccccctaaGGCTGAGCTGGTGGAGTGGGAGCGGCTCCCCCAGACTCAAGAGAGTAATGAGGCAGGGCCCacctcacccccccacccaacACCCAATGAGGCAGCCCGCACTGCAGCCAAGGCCCTTCTGGAAAACTTTGGCTTTGAGCTGGTGATCCAGTACAACGAAGGGAAGCagactgtgccccctccccctaccccgcCCCCACCAGAGGCCCCGGGGGGTGGGGACAAGCTGGCCTGTGGGGCCTGTGGGAAACTCTTCTCCAACATGCTCATCCTCAAGACCCACGAGGAGCACGTGCACCGCCGCTTCCTGCCCTTCGAAGCTCTGAGCCGTTATGCTGCTCAGTTTCGAAAGAGCTATGACAGCCTTTACCCGCCCCCTGCAGAGTCCCCCAAACCTCCTGATGGGTCTCTGGACTCACCTGCTCCCCAGCTGGGCCCACCCTTCCTGGTCCCAGAGCCTGAGGCAGGGGGGGGCCGTCCCCCTGAAGAGCGAAGCCGGGCAGGAGGACGCTGGCccccagaggaggaagaaagctCCAGAGGGAATCTTCCTCCCCTAGTGCATGCAGGCCGCCGCTTCTCCAGAACCAAGTTCACTGAGTTCCAGACTCAAGCCCTGCAGTCTTTCTTTGAGACCAGTGCCTACCCCAAGGACGGAGAAGTGGAGCGGCTCGCAAGTCTCTTGGGCCTGGCTAGCCGTGTGGTGGTGGTGTGGTTCCAGAACGCCCGCCAGAAAGCTCGCAAAAATGCCAGTGAGGGTGGGCCTGTGCCCAGCGGAGGCGGTGCTGGGAGTGCCTCTGGCTGCAGGCGCTGCCATGCCACCTTCTCCTGTGTTTTTGACTTGGTGCGGCACCTCAAGAAATGCTATGATGACCAGCCTcctgaagaggaggaagaagagacagagaggggggaagaggaggaagacgCAGAGGAGGAAGATGCAGAGGAGGAACAGGGCCTGGAAGCCCCAGCAGGGCCTGAGGGCCCATCACCAGAACCTCCAGACCGGGAAGAGCTGAGCCAAGCAGAGGCCATAAAGCCAGGAGGCAAAGAGCCTGAAGGGAGGGCGCCCCCCTCGCCTTCCCCAGTCCATGCCTGTGACCAGTGTGCCATGTCTTTCCCCAGCCAGGACCTCCTGACCAGTCACCGCCGGCTCCATTTCCTGCCACCTGTGCAGCCCGGCGCTGCTCCCCACCTCTTAGACTTGCCCTTGCTGGTGTTTGGGGAGCGAAACCCACTGGTGGCAGGCACTCCGCCGGTGCCAGGGCCAGCCCTCAAACGGAAGCATGAGGATGGCAGCCTGTCGCCCACAGGCAGCGAAgcaggggggggtggggagggcgagCCCCCCAGGGACAAACGCCTGCGCACCACCATCCTGCCTGAGCAGCTGGAGATCCTGTACCGCTGGTATATGCAGGACTCCAACCCCACTCGCAAGATGCTTGACTGCATCTCTGAGGAGGTGGGGCTCAAGAAGCGGGTGGTACAGGTCTGGTTCCAGAACACCAGGGCCCGGGAGAGGAAGGGCCAGTTTCGAAGCACCCCCGGGGGAGTGCCCAATCCGGCAGTCAAGACCCCCATCACACCCAGCCCTGCACCCTTCCCCAAGTTCAACCTCTTGCTGGGTAAGGTTGAggatggggctgggagggaggccccAAAGAG encodes the following:
- the ZFHX2 gene encoding zinc finger homeobox protein 2, giving the protein MATLNSSSTACATPSPGHDALSPPLDASPPSTPSDPVTKDPPAAPSTSESMRSSEPGGQPLESGCGLIPPKEIGEPQEEPGCGGFLPKDLGVEEDREQEEGGGGLPPVDLSDHLFFTAGGEACLVARLSLPGGSELPLPKGFPWGEAGVKEEPSLPLRAHPPPAHLTALHIQHGFDPIQGFSSSDQILSHDTSVPSPATCEGRDGAFWSYQLAPNPPRDPKDGPMGSRGGDPRARFWLCLLCRLGFGSPQAFVGHTESHGVKLTAAQHQGLLGNPAMLWEGGEGCMALLSFLEPKAPARSLDNSSTVNMEASAAQTEDGPPAAEALAPILPVEEVMALSPPSPSTTPATWDPSPTQAKESPTAAGEAGADWFPEGHEEDGGLCTPLNQSSPTSKEGGTLPAPGGSPEDPSDPPQPYRLADDYTPVPAAFQGLSLSSHMSLLHSRNSCKTLKCPKCNWHYKYQQTLDVHMREKHPESNSHCSYCSAGGAHPRLARGESYNCGYKPYRCDVCNYSTTTKGNLSIHMQSDKHLANLQGFQAGPGGQGSPPEAALPPSTGDKEPKAKSSWQCKVCSYETNISRNLRIHMTSEKHMQNVLMLHQGLPLGLPPGLVAPGAPTPAGAAPATPPELFQYFGSQALGQPQAPLPGPGLRPDKPLEAQLLLNGFNHLGAPARKFPTPAPGSPSPDAHLPQSQLLGSLSDGLPTSPPPDDNPSLKVFRCLVCQAFSTDSLELLLYHCSVGRSLPEAEWKEVAGDTHRCKLCCYGTQLKANFQLHLKTDKHAQKYQLAAHLREGGGVMGTPSPVPLGDGAPYGSVPPLHLRCNICDFESNSKEKMQLHARGAAHEENSHIYKFLLEMEGAVAGVELGLFRCLLCAWETPSRLAVLQHLRAPAHRDAQAQRRLQLLQSGPAADEGLSALQSILSFSHGQLRTPGKAPVTPLAEPPTPEKDAQNKTEQLASEEAENKTGPPGDSANQTTVFCCPYCSFLSPESEQVRAHALSQHAVQPKYRCPLCQEQLVGRPALHFHLSHLHNVVPECVERLLLVATTVEMTLTTKVLPGPALSPLGDGPEPPAPGPEPEPSRDQAAEGPHLTLEASPDPLPEPPPPSAEAPDKPMGSPDQAPSPAPSPVPRPEAQADEVAHSATLAEEEEGAGGEPRPAEPAPADSRHPLTYRKTTNFALDKFLDPARPYKCTVCKESFTQKNILLVHYNSVSHLHKMKKAAIDPSAPARGEAGTAPATAAATTDKPFKCTVCRVSYNQSSTLEIHMRSVLHQTRSRGAKTDAKAEAPERGPEEPKEGETEGEVGTEKKGPDPGGFVSGLPFLSPPPPPLDLHRFPAPLFTPPVLPPFPLVPESLLKLQQQQLLLPFYLHDLKVGPKLTLAGPAPLLSLPAAAPPPPPPPPKAELVEWERLPQTQESNEAGPTSPPHPTPNEAARTAAKALLENFGFELVIQYNEGKQTVPPPPTPPPPEAPGGGDKLACGACGKLFSNMLILKTHEEHVHRRFLPFEALSRYAAQFRKSYDSLYPPPAESPKPPDGSLDSPAPQLGPPFLVPEPEAGGGRPPEERSRAGGRWPPEEEESSRGNLPPLVHAGRRFSRTKFTEFQTQALQSFFETSAYPKDGEVERLASLLGLASRVVVVWFQNARQKARKNASEGGPVPSGGGAGSASGCRRCHATFSCVFDLVRHLKKCYDDQPPEEEEEETERGEEEEDAEEEDAEEEQGLEAPAGPEGPSPEPPDREELSQAEAIKPGGKEPEGRAPPSPSPVHACDQCAMSFPSQDLLTSHRRLHFLPPVQPGAAPHLLDLPLLVFGERNPLVAGTPPVPGPALKRKHEDGSLSPTGSEAGGGGEGEPPRDKRLRTTILPEQLEILYRWYMQDSNPTRKMLDCISEEVGLKKRVVQVWFQNTRARERKGQFRSTPGGVPNPAVKTPITPSPAPFPKFNLLLGKVEDGAGREAPKREAPAFPCSTVTPAAGPLPFLPPGKEATTPIPEPSLPLPPPPPPSEDEGPEEPSKASPESEACSPAAGDLSDSSASSLAEPESPGAGGTSAGPGGGAGVPDGMGQRRYRTQMSSLQLKIMKACYEAYRTPTMQECEVLGEEIGLPKRVIQVWFQNARAKEKKAKLQGAAVGGAGGSSEGPLGTQRTDCPYCDIKYDFYVSCRGHLFSRQHLAKLKEAVRAQLKSESKCYDLAPAPAPEAPPATTPASVPLGAAPALPRLAPVLLSGPTLAQPPLGSLAPFSSGPAAPSGLLGLATSVLPATTVVQTAGPGCPLPQRPMPDQTNTSTAGTTDPAPGPPTEPSGDKVSGERKPAAAPTNSSTDALKNLKALKATVPALLGGQFLPFPLPPAGGATPPAVFGPQLQGAYFQQLYGMKKGLFPMNPVIPQTLIGLLPNALLQPPSQPPEPTATAPAKPPELPAPGEGEAGEADELLTGSTGISTVDVTHRYLCRQCKMAFDGEAPAAAHQRSFCFFGRGSGGPLPPPLRVPICTYHCLACEVLLSGREALASHLRSSAHRRKAAPPPGGPPGTATNAATAATAAVAFAKEEARLPHTDSNPKTTTTSTLLAL